From Pseudanabaena sp. PCC 6802, one genomic window encodes:
- the cbiE gene encoding precorrin-6y C5,15-methyltransferase (decarboxylating) subunit CbiE → MPSIHVVGIGLESELLPRVAKLVDTADVLVGSPRHLEFFPSYAGDRLVLGDIDRVIQHIQSHIQAGRMVVVLTSGDPLFFGLGRLLLANFPSEILTFHPYISSVQLAFNRLKIPWQDAQVVSAHGRSLDCLESLLHKGASPIAILTDAVNSPIAIASLLKSLHLPTKYRIWVCENLGGRDECVSELREDGEDSDRQEFAALNVVVLVKQEQIAPVSAHLPTIGIPDAEFHCFSDLPGLITKKEVRVLSISELSLLPGQVIWDIGAGTGSVAIEMARLSPSSQIFAIEKNAAGVTLIRQNCDRFGVSNVQVIAGSAPEALMDLPPPDRIFMGGSSGKLIEILAICCDRLRADGVLVANFASPEHLYTAMQWLKQHDCEVQLLQVNLARSVPIGNSDGISRLSPLNPVTILRSHFSKKYSIYM, encoded by the coding sequence ATGCCGTCTATTCATGTCGTTGGTATTGGTTTGGAGTCAGAGCTGCTGCCTCGCGTGGCAAAACTGGTAGATACAGCAGATGTATTAGTAGGTAGTCCGAGACATCTGGAATTTTTCCCAAGCTATGCAGGCGATCGCCTGGTTTTAGGAGACATCGATCGAGTAATTCAGCACATCCAATCGCATATACAAGCGGGGCGCATGGTTGTAGTGCTTACTTCCGGCGATCCGCTCTTTTTTGGCTTGGGACGGCTGCTTTTAGCTAATTTCCCATCAGAAATTCTCACTTTCCATCCCTACATTAGTTCCGTACAGTTAGCGTTCAATCGCCTCAAGATTCCCTGGCAGGATGCCCAGGTAGTAAGCGCCCACGGACGATCGCTAGATTGTCTGGAATCGCTTTTACATAAGGGTGCTTCGCCCATTGCCATTCTCACCGATGCTGTCAATAGTCCGATCGCGATCGCAAGCTTGCTCAAAAGTTTGCATTTGCCAACTAAATATCGCATCTGGGTGTGCGAAAATTTGGGCGGTCGCGATGAGTGCGTTAGCGAATTACGCGAAGATGGCGAAGATAGCGATCGTCAGGAATTTGCCGCCTTAAATGTTGTAGTTCTGGTCAAGCAGGAGCAAATTGCGCCCGTAAGCGCACATCTCCCCACCATCGGCATTCCAGACGCAGAATTCCATTGCTTTAGCGATTTGCCAGGACTGATCACCAAAAAAGAAGTAAGGGTACTCAGTATTAGCGAACTCTCGCTCTTGCCGGGGCAAGTAATTTGGGACATCGGTGCAGGTACGGGTTCCGTGGCAATCGAGATGGCAAGACTATCGCCGAGCAGTCAGATTTTTGCGATCGAGAAGAATGCCGCAGGTGTAACTTTAATTCGCCAGAACTGCGATCGCTTTGGTGTATCGAACGTGCAGGTAATTGCTGGCAGTGCCCCCGAAGCATTGATGGACTTGCCGCCACCCGATCGGATTTTTATGGGTGGCAGTAGTGGCAAACTGATTGAGATTTTAGCAATATGCTGCGATCGCCTGCGAGCGGATGGCGTACTTGTGGCAAATTTCGCCAGCCCGGAACATTTATATACGGCGATGCAGTGGCTCAAGCAGCACGACTGTGAGGTACAGCTTTTGCAGGTGAATCTCGCCCGTTCCGTTCCTATTGGCAACAGCGACGGTATCAGCCGCCTCTCACCCCTCAATCCCGTCACTATATTGCGATCGCATTTCAGTAAAAAATACAGTATTTACATGTGA
- a CDS encoding Dps family protein translates to MSAIQGLVHPFGRVSHNPVLFETSVTEPVCEGLNIALASFQALYLQYQKHHFVVEGAEFYSLHQFFAESYGDVQEHVHEIGERLNGLGGVPVASFAKLAELCCFTPEPDGTFACRQMLEHDLAAEQGILSLIRRQAGQAESLGDRATRYMYEKILLKTEERAYHIAHFLAPDTLVQLNGHN, encoded by the coding sequence ATGTCTGCTATTCAGGGTTTAGTGCACCCATTTGGTCGAGTTTCGCATAACCCAGTTTTATTTGAGACCTCTGTAACAGAGCCAGTCTGCGAAGGTCTGAATATTGCCTTAGCCAGTTTCCAAGCCCTCTATCTGCAATACCAGAAACATCATTTTGTGGTGGAAGGGGCTGAGTTTTACTCATTGCACCAGTTTTTTGCGGAAAGCTACGGTGACGTGCAGGAGCACGTCCACGAAATTGGCGAGCGCTTAAACGGTCTTGGTGGAGTGCCAGTTGCTAGTTTTGCAAAGTTAGCGGAACTGTGCTGCTTTACACCCGAACCCGATGGAACCTTTGCTTGCCGTCAAATGCTAGAGCACGATCTAGCTGCCGAGCAGGGCATACTCTCGCTCATTCGCCGTCAGGCAGGGCAAGCAGAGAGCCTGGGCGATCGCGCCACTCGCTACATGTATGAAAAAATCCTGCTCAAAACCGAGGAGCGAGCCTATCACATCGCTCACTTCCTAGCACCAGATACGCTCGTACAACTGAACGGACATAATTAG